A portion of the Rhodococcus pseudokoreensis genome contains these proteins:
- the pks13 gene encoding polyketide synthase Pks13 (Pks13 is a key enzyme in mycolic acid biosynthesis.): MTVAQLRDWLRNWIADATGQPVGQITDDRPMEEFGLSSRDAVALSGEIEELVGVTLTATVAYQHPTIASLATRIIEGEPEQPDDSADAAYYASAPTSDAHDIAIVGLASRFPGAGKTPAEMWQMLAEGRDGVSDLPAGRWEEFTSDPQIKAAVEKANTQGGYLDDVKTFDAEFFAMSPLEVANVDPQQRLAMELTWEALEHARIPASDLKGEQVGVFIGSSANDYQLLAVSDPVHAHPYALTGTSTSIVANRVSYFYDFRGPSIALDTACSSSLVAVHQAVRSLRSGESDLALAGGVNMLVAPPATLGFDQLGVMAPNGRIKAFSADADGMIRAEGGGLVVLKRLEDAERDGDEIFAVIAGSAVNQDGRSNGLAAPNPDAQADVLRHAYRDAGINPAGVDYIEAHGTGTILGDPIEADALGRVVGRGRADDKPALLGSAKTNFGHLEAAAGAAGLIKVVLSMREDTLPPTLNFAGPNPYIAFDKAHLQVIPEGAAWPRYTGTAVAGVSGFGFGGTNAHVVVREYTGPAVDDTAEPADTVAPAEVTVAETEPTVVLAVSGALPSRRRRAAADLADWLETEEGSTTPLADVARALARRNHGRSRAVVLAKTTSEAVTGLRAVAAGKPGQGVFTADSPSSKGAVWVLSGFGSQHRKMAKQLYLENPVFAAAIDEVDALIEDEAGYSMKEKFLDDAIDYDVETSQVGIFTIQIGLAALLRHHGAEPEAVVGHSMGEAAAAYISGGLPLEDAVRVICARSRLMGEAEATLEGDDIRLMALVEYSASEIETVLTDFPHLEVCVYAAPTHTVIGGPEPEVNAIVARAEGEEKMARVLKTKGASHTSQVDPLLGELAAELAGIEPTKLKLGVYSSVDQDTYYRAGHEPIHREEYWTKGLRHSVYFTNAVRLAVGSGHTTFVELAPNPVALMSVAATAFDAGLHDMQLIQTLKRKEDEPLGVLAALAQLYVHGHAVDLSSLLPEGDFAAVPRTAWIRKPYWVETRIDSSGNTRVPGAHVSLPDGRHVWEVQAGAVTDLPTLVTAAASQVLSDVTLAASVLHAHAPAEGTLTTTLNPHPGGASLQVHAKSGASFTLLFDAAVTSGDALPEPVVAAPVQAASPVEELPEVVEDIGEKWDPNGSQTLEDRLALIVAESMGYAPEDLPAEIPLIELGLDSLMAVRIKNRVEYEFDIPQLQLQAVRDANLMEVGKYLRYAVENREEVQALADKQKAEKEAEEAAEADREAEAAEAAEASEAAAPLDAEDTSVEAEAEAIIAATPVPQPEAAPDVPQAAPEEAAVESKEAFAEATGTDVPPRDAAERLTFATWAVVTGESAKGIFNTLPILNDDTAEKLAARLSERANGEITFDDVLDSTTIEELANVVRGFLEDSGKIDGLVRALRARPEGSDAVPVFVFHPAGGSTVAYEPLLKRLPEGTPMYGFERTEGPIDVRAAEYLPLIREIQGDGPYVLYGWSLGGVLAYAVAKLLRESGADVRIVGLIDTVMAGEKVEDTPDEIRKRWQRYAAFAKKTYNVDYPLPYDKLAAAESDEEQIKILTELLKLSGTKIPGGIIEHQRTSWLDNRAIQTAELEQYDGDVVLYMADRYHDDVMNLEPAFKTRKPDGGWGDAVKNLEIIHVGGDHIQIVDEPYIAKVGADLTKKLAAIQAAGTGAHQ; the protein is encoded by the coding sequence ATGACGGTCGCGCAGCTGCGTGACTGGCTGCGCAACTGGATTGCCGACGCAACCGGGCAACCGGTCGGTCAGATCACCGACGACCGCCCGATGGAGGAGTTCGGTCTGTCGTCCCGCGACGCCGTCGCACTCAGCGGCGAGATCGAGGAACTGGTCGGAGTCACGCTCACCGCGACGGTCGCCTACCAGCACCCCACCATCGCGTCGCTGGCCACCCGCATCATCGAGGGCGAACCCGAGCAGCCCGACGACTCGGCCGACGCCGCGTACTACGCGTCGGCGCCGACGTCGGACGCGCACGACATCGCGATCGTGGGCCTGGCCTCACGCTTCCCCGGCGCGGGCAAGACTCCCGCCGAGATGTGGCAGATGCTCGCGGAGGGCCGCGACGGCGTCTCCGACCTGCCCGCGGGCCGCTGGGAGGAGTTCACCTCCGACCCGCAGATCAAGGCCGCCGTCGAGAAGGCCAACACGCAGGGCGGTTACCTGGACGACGTGAAGACGTTCGACGCGGAGTTCTTCGCGATGTCCCCGCTGGAGGTCGCGAACGTCGACCCGCAGCAGCGTCTCGCGATGGAACTGACGTGGGAGGCCCTCGAGCACGCCCGCATCCCGGCCAGCGACCTCAAGGGTGAGCAGGTCGGTGTGTTCATCGGCAGCTCGGCCAACGACTACCAGTTGCTCGCCGTCAGCGACCCCGTCCACGCGCACCCGTACGCGCTGACCGGCACGTCGACGTCCATCGTCGCCAACCGGGTCTCGTACTTCTACGACTTCCGCGGACCGTCCATCGCCCTCGACACGGCCTGCTCGTCCTCGCTCGTCGCGGTGCACCAGGCGGTGCGCTCGCTGCGGTCCGGTGAGTCGGATCTCGCGCTCGCCGGCGGCGTCAACATGCTCGTGGCGCCGCCCGCCACGCTGGGCTTCGACCAGCTGGGTGTGATGGCCCCCAACGGCCGCATCAAGGCGTTCTCCGCCGACGCCGACGGCATGATTCGCGCGGAGGGCGGCGGTCTCGTCGTCCTCAAGCGTCTCGAGGACGCCGAGCGCGACGGCGACGAGATCTTCGCCGTCATCGCGGGTAGCGCCGTCAACCAGGACGGCCGGTCCAACGGTCTCGCCGCCCCGAACCCGGACGCGCAGGCCGACGTCCTGCGGCACGCCTACCGGGACGCGGGCATCAACCCGGCCGGCGTCGACTACATCGAGGCGCACGGCACCGGCACCATCCTCGGCGATCCCATCGAGGCGGACGCGCTCGGACGCGTCGTCGGTCGTGGACGCGCCGACGACAAGCCCGCGCTGCTCGGCTCGGCCAAGACCAACTTCGGTCACCTCGAGGCCGCCGCGGGCGCCGCGGGTCTGATCAAGGTCGTGCTGTCGATGCGGGAAGACACGCTTCCCCCGACGCTGAACTTCGCCGGACCCAACCCGTACATCGCGTTCGACAAGGCGCACCTGCAGGTCATTCCCGAGGGTGCGGCGTGGCCGCGCTACACGGGTACGGCCGTCGCCGGTGTGTCCGGATTCGGGTTCGGTGGCACCAACGCCCACGTCGTGGTGCGCGAATACACCGGGCCTGCCGTCGACGACACCGCCGAGCCCGCCGACACGGTCGCCCCCGCCGAGGTGACGGTGGCCGAGACCGAGCCGACGGTCGTCCTCGCGGTGTCCGGTGCGCTGCCGTCGCGTCGCCGCCGGGCCGCCGCGGATCTGGCCGACTGGCTGGAAACGGAAGAGGGCAGCACCACCCCGCTCGCCGACGTCGCCCGCGCTCTCGCGCGCCGCAACCACGGTCGCTCGCGTGCCGTCGTCCTGGCGAAGACCACGTCCGAGGCCGTCACCGGTCTGCGCGCCGTCGCCGCAGGCAAGCCCGGGCAGGGTGTGTTCACCGCGGATTCGCCGTCGTCGAAGGGCGCCGTCTGGGTTCTGTCGGGCTTCGGTTCGCAGCACCGCAAGATGGCCAAGCAGCTGTACCTGGAGAACCCGGTGTTCGCCGCGGCCATCGACGAGGTCGACGCGCTGATCGAGGACGAGGCCGGCTACTCCATGAAGGAGAAGTTCCTCGACGACGCGATCGACTACGACGTCGAGACCTCGCAGGTCGGCATCTTCACCATCCAGATCGGTCTGGCGGCGCTGCTGCGTCACCACGGCGCCGAGCCCGAGGCCGTCGTCGGCCACTCCATGGGCGAGGCTGCCGCCGCGTACATCTCGGGTGGCCTGCCGCTCGAGGACGCGGTCCGGGTGATCTGCGCCCGGTCCCGCCTCATGGGTGAGGCCGAGGCCACGCTCGAGGGCGACGACATCCGCCTGATGGCGCTCGTCGAGTACAGCGCCTCCGAGATCGAGACCGTGCTCACCGATTTCCCGCACCTCGAGGTCTGCGTGTACGCGGCCCCGACGCACACCGTCATCGGCGGCCCCGAGCCCGAGGTCAACGCCATCGTCGCGCGGGCCGAGGGCGAGGAGAAGATGGCCCGCGTTCTCAAGACGAAGGGCGCCAGCCACACCTCGCAGGTCGACCCGCTACTGGGCGAACTGGCCGCGGAACTGGCGGGCATCGAGCCGACCAAGCTGAAGCTGGGCGTGTACTCGTCCGTCGACCAGGACACCTACTACCGCGCAGGCCACGAGCCGATCCACCGCGAGGAGTACTGGACCAAGGGTTTGCGCCACAGCGTGTACTTCACCAACGCCGTCCGCCTCGCCGTCGGCAGCGGGCACACGACGTTCGTGGAGCTGGCACCCAACCCGGTGGCCCTGATGTCCGTGGCCGCCACCGCGTTCGACGCCGGCCTGCACGACATGCAGCTCATCCAGACGCTCAAGCGCAAGGAGGACGAGCCGCTCGGTGTCCTCGCCGCGCTCGCCCAGCTGTACGTCCACGGGCACGCCGTCGACCTGTCCTCGCTGCTCCCCGAGGGCGATTTCGCGGCCGTTCCGCGCACCGCGTGGATCCGCAAGCCGTACTGGGTGGAGACCCGGATCGACTCGAGTGGCAACACCCGGGTCCCGGGTGCGCACGTGTCGCTGCCCGACGGCCGCCACGTGTGGGAGGTCCAGGCCGGCGCGGTCACCGACCTGCCCACACTGGTCACCGCCGCCGCGTCGCAGGTGCTGTCGGACGTGACGCTCGCCGCGTCCGTCCTGCACGCGCACGCGCCCGCCGAGGGAACGCTCACCACCACGCTCAACCCGCATCCGGGTGGCGCGTCGCTGCAGGTGCACGCGAAGAGCGGTGCGAGTTTTACGCTGCTGTTCGACGCCGCCGTCACGTCCGGGGACGCACTTCCCGAGCCCGTAGTCGCGGCGCCGGTGCAGGCGGCGTCGCCGGTGGAGGAGCTGCCCGAGGTCGTCGAGGACATCGGCGAGAAGTGGGACCCGAACGGATCGCAGACGCTCGAAGACCGTCTCGCGCTGATCGTCGCCGAGTCCATGGGTTACGCCCCCGAGGACCTGCCCGCCGAGATCCCGCTGATCGAGCTGGGCCTCGATTCGCTGATGGCCGTCCGCATCAAGAACCGCGTCGAGTACGAGTTCGACATCCCGCAGCTGCAGCTGCAGGCGGTCCGCGACGCGAACCTGATGGAGGTCGGCAAGTACCTGCGCTACGCGGTCGAGAACCGCGAAGAGGTGCAGGCGCTCGCGGACAAGCAGAAGGCCGAGAAGGAAGCGGAGGAGGCCGCGGAGGCCGACCGTGAGGCGGAGGCCGCGGAGGCTGCAGAAGCTTCGGAGGCCGCGGCTCCGCTCGACGCCGAGGACACGTCCGTGGAGGCGGAGGCCGAGGCGATCATCGCGGCCACCCCGGTGCCGCAGCCGGAGGCTGCTCCCGATGTCCCGCAGGCTGCGCCCGAGGAAGCCGCCGTGGAAAGCAAGGAAGCGTTCGCCGAGGCGACCGGCACCGACGTGCCGCCGCGTGACGCCGCCGAGCGTCTGACGTTCGCCACGTGGGCCGTCGTCACCGGCGAGTCCGCCAAGGGCATCTTCAACACGCTGCCGATCCTGAACGACGACACGGCGGAGAAGCTGGCGGCCCGGTTGTCGGAGCGCGCGAACGGTGAGATCACGTTCGACGACGTCCTCGATTCCACCACCATCGAGGAACTGGCCAATGTGGTGCGCGGCTTCCTCGAGGATTCCGGCAAGATCGACGGGCTCGTCCGCGCGCTGCGGGCTCGCCCGGAGGGATCCGACGCCGTCCCCGTGTTCGTGTTCCACCCGGCCGGTGGGTCGACGGTCGCGTACGAGCCGCTGCTGAAGCGTCTGCCCGAGGGCACGCCGATGTACGGGTTCGAGCGCACCGAGGGTCCGATCGACGTGCGGGCGGCGGAGTACCTGCCGCTCATCCGCGAGATCCAGGGCGACGGACCGTACGTGCTGTACGGCTGGTCGCTGGGCGGTGTGCTGGCGTACGCGGTGGCGAAGCTGCTGCGCGAGTCGGGCGCGGACGTCCGGATCGTCGGCCTGATCGACACGGTCATGGCCGGGGAGAAGGTCGAGGACACTCCCGACGAGATCCGTAAGCGCTGGCAGCGGTACGCGGCGTTCGCGAAGAAGACGTACAACGTGGACTACCCGCTGCCGTACGACAAGCTCGCGGCGGCGGAGAGCGACGAAGAGCAGATCAAGATCCTGACGGAACTGCTCAAGCTGAGTGGCACCAAGATTCCGGGCGGAATCATCGAGCACCAGCGCACGTCGTGGCTCGACAACCGGGCCATCCAGACCGCCGAACTCGAGCAGTACGACGGCGACGTCGTCCTGTACATGGCCGACCGCTACCACGACGACGTGATGAACCTGGAGCCCGCGTTCAAGACCCGGAAGCCGGACGGCGGCTGGGGCGACGCGGTGAAGAACCTGGAGATCATTCACGTGGGCGGCGATCACATCCAGATCGTCGACGAGCCGTACATCGCGAAGGTCGGTGCCGACCTCACCAAGAAGCTGGCGGCGATCCAGGCCGCCGGAACCGGAGCGCATCAGTGA
- a CDS encoding acyl-CoA carboxylase subunit beta, with protein MTTTTAEKLAELREKLETAKEPAGEQAIAKRAKKGIPSARERIDMLLDPGSFIEVGGLMRQPGDPNALYSDGVVTGHGTVEGRPVAVFSHDQTVFGGSVGEMFGRKVAAIMEFAAKIGCPCVGINDSGGARVQDAVTSLAWYAELGRRQEPLSGMCPQISMILGKCAGGAVYAPINTDVLVATEESYMFVTGPEVVRKITGEDVSLDELGGARNQAQYGNLHHVAPDEKAAFEWVRKYLSFLPSSCMEKPPVVNPGLEPEITDSDRDLDTFIPDADNAGYDMHDILLRIFDDGEFHEIGGQVALNIITGFARVDGRTVGVIANQPLVAAGALDAQASDKAAHFIRICDAFDIPLVFAVDTPGFLPGLEQERIGVIKRGGRFIFAFVTATVPKVTVVIRKAYGGAYAVMGSKQLGADINFAWPTARIAVMGAEGAVDLIGRRQIEAAGENAPAVRRQLINFYNENIATPYIAAERGYIDAVIEPATTRLEIRKALTMLRDKTVQRNPRKHDLMPL; from the coding sequence GTGACCACCACGACCGCAGAAAAGCTTGCCGAACTGCGCGAAAAGCTGGAAACGGCGAAGGAACCCGCGGGCGAGCAGGCTATTGCCAAACGCGCGAAGAAGGGCATTCCGAGCGCGCGCGAACGCATCGACATGCTGCTCGACCCGGGAAGTTTCATCGAGGTCGGCGGTCTGATGCGCCAGCCCGGTGACCCGAACGCGCTGTACAGCGACGGCGTCGTCACCGGCCACGGGACCGTCGAGGGACGTCCGGTTGCGGTGTTCTCGCACGATCAGACCGTGTTCGGTGGTTCGGTCGGCGAGATGTTCGGCCGCAAGGTCGCCGCGATCATGGAGTTCGCCGCGAAGATCGGCTGCCCGTGTGTCGGCATCAACGACTCCGGTGGAGCCCGCGTGCAGGACGCGGTGACGTCGCTCGCCTGGTACGCGGAGCTGGGCCGTCGGCAGGAACCGCTGTCGGGCATGTGCCCGCAGATCTCGATGATTCTCGGCAAGTGCGCGGGCGGTGCGGTGTACGCGCCGATCAACACCGACGTGCTGGTGGCCACCGAGGAGTCGTACATGTTCGTCACCGGGCCCGAGGTGGTTCGGAAGATCACCGGCGAGGACGTCAGCCTCGACGAACTCGGTGGTGCCCGGAACCAGGCCCAGTACGGCAACCTGCATCACGTGGCGCCCGACGAGAAGGCCGCGTTCGAGTGGGTGCGCAAGTACCTCAGCTTCCTGCCGTCGAGTTGCATGGAGAAGCCGCCGGTCGTCAATCCGGGTCTCGAGCCGGAGATCACGGACTCCGACCGCGACTTGGACACGTTCATCCCGGACGCCGACAACGCCGGCTACGACATGCACGACATCCTGTTGCGGATCTTCGACGACGGCGAGTTCCACGAGATCGGCGGGCAGGTGGCGCTGAACATCATCACCGGCTTCGCCCGCGTCGACGGCCGTACGGTCGGCGTGATCGCGAACCAGCCGCTGGTGGCGGCGGGTGCGCTGGACGCGCAGGCATCGGACAAGGCCGCGCATTTCATCCGCATCTGTGATGCCTTCGACATCCCGCTGGTGTTCGCGGTCGACACTCCGGGATTCCTTCCGGGGCTCGAGCAGGAGCGGATCGGTGTCATCAAGCGCGGTGGCCGGTTCATCTTCGCGTTCGTGACGGCGACGGTGCCGAAGGTGACTGTCGTGATCCGCAAGGCCTACGGCGGCGCCTACGCCGTCATGGGCTCGAAGCAGTTGGGCGCCGACATCAACTTCGCGTGGCCGACCGCCCGCATCGCGGTGATGGGCGCCGAGGGCGCTGTCGACCTCATCGGTCGCAGGCAGATCGAGGCCGCGGGCGAGAACGCGCCCGCCGTCCGCCGGCAGTTGATCAACTTCTACAACGAGAACATTGCGACGCCGTACATCGCTGCGGAGCGCGGATACATCGACGCCGTCATCGAGCCCGCCACCACCCGGCTCGAGATCCGCAAGGCGCTGACGATGCTGCGCGACAAGACGGTGCAGCGCAATCCGCGCAAGCACGACCTGATGCCGCTGTAG